One Polynucleobacter sp. MWH-Spelu-300-X4 genomic window carries:
- a CDS encoding outer membrane beta-barrel protein, with protein sequence MTRMKLTLKPLALSLLLVSSIVAAQSKDQDSYFLLGETTVGKAIKEATGATIFGLAQVGYSRNDVTSSSDKNKSRSNTIAGPSDEGVQFNGMILAIEKLPEANFIPRITPLPGPMSEQYSWGFRADLHYGRDALMSAANGIENTWHMNQGAAGIPPNANNMNYFSLPMIYAQAYAPIGLGTAVTIGRYGVNLGYEIPPSWRQAPNFFYSRTYALVSQIDQIIGAQMSVNLMRNQYGMILGEFGFGKGYQVGRDNNNNNNVYGVIRWRSNDMSKFVSYSLITGDEQTDISNANPMTWYPNHPIKASSGQNRQHHSLVAGFMPTNRLKLAGELLYGKQEGSGDAKWVLSNENFTGATYKGLNVHATYKATESLRYGLRYEIFKDPQGFALTPLGTPGAIVQAITFGANIDLNKNLVFRPEIRHDWAKTTNSSDKFFGNVPHAGPSTATDNKQTTISADLLFYF encoded by the coding sequence ATGACTCGTATGAAATTAACACTTAAGCCACTAGCTCTTTCTCTACTGTTGGTATCTTCTATAGTTGCGGCGCAATCCAAAGACCAAGATTCATATTTCTTATTGGGCGAAACAACTGTTGGTAAGGCTATTAAAGAAGCTACAGGGGCAACTATTTTTGGTTTGGCTCAAGTTGGTTATTCAAGAAATGACGTTACAAGTTCATCAGATAAAAACAAATCAAGATCTAATACGATTGCGGGGCCATCAGATGAAGGGGTCCAGTTCAATGGCATGATTTTGGCTATTGAGAAATTGCCCGAAGCTAACTTTATTCCTAGAATTACGCCGTTACCAGGCCCTATGTCAGAGCAATATTCTTGGGGCTTCCGAGCAGATTTACACTATGGTCGAGATGCTCTGATGTCTGCTGCTAATGGTATTGAAAATACATGGCATATGAACCAAGGTGCTGCAGGTATCCCGCCGAACGCTAATAATATGAATTATTTTTCATTGCCAATGATTTATGCCCAGGCCTATGCACCTATTGGATTAGGTACGGCTGTAACGATAGGTCGATATGGCGTTAATTTAGGCTATGAGATTCCCCCATCATGGAGGCAGGCACCTAATTTCTTTTATTCAAGAACATATGCGCTTGTTTCACAAATTGACCAAATCATCGGAGCACAAATGTCGGTAAATCTGATGAGAAATCAGTACGGCATGATTTTGGGTGAATTTGGTTTTGGTAAGGGTTATCAAGTTGGACGTGATAACAATAACAACAATAATGTTTATGGAGTTATTCGTTGGAGAAGTAATGATATGTCTAAGTTTGTTAGCTATAGCCTGATAACAGGTGATGAGCAGACGGATATAAGCAATGCTAATCCAATGACTTGGTATCCTAATCATCCTATCAAAGCGTCATCTGGTCAAAATAGACAACATCACTCTTTAGTGGCTGGCTTTATGCCCACCAATAGATTGAAGTTGGCCGGTGAGCTTTTATATGGAAAGCAAGAGGGTTCTGGTGACGCAAAATGGGTTCTGAGCAACGAAAATTTCACTGGCGCTACTTATAAAGGCCTAAATGTTCATGCTACATATAAAGCAACTGAATCTTTAAGATATGGCCTACGTTATGAAATCTTTAAAGATCCACAAGGTTTTGCTTTAACACCATTAGGTACGCCAGGCGCTATAGTTCAAGCGATTACTTTTGGCGCAAATATTGATTTGAACAAGAATCTAGTTTTCAGACCTGAAATTAGACATGATTGGGCAAAAACAACCAATAGCTCAGACAAGTTCTTTGGTAATGTGCCGCATGCCGGTCCATCAACTGCAACAGATAATAAGCAGACAACTATCTCGGCAGATCTGTTGTTCTATTTTTAA